A genomic segment from Lignipirellula cremea encodes:
- a CDS encoding efflux RND transporter periplasmic adaptor subunit, which translates to MVSLKTVRYLMAVVAVSLLPGCVPQNPTAAQKPAAQPTPVQTVAVMQKEVLRTTFQPASVMAYYRAEVRAKASGYVKSVEADIGDLVKEGDVLAVIDVPELQKQRAILESQIVRRQSLEKRAQAGIALAEA; encoded by the coding sequence ATGGTCTCGCTAAAAACCGTTCGCTACCTGATGGCTGTGGTGGCCGTGAGCCTCCTGCCTGGCTGCGTCCCGCAAAATCCGACCGCCGCTCAGAAACCGGCCGCCCAACCAACTCCCGTCCAGACGGTGGCGGTGATGCAGAAGGAGGTTCTCCGCACGACCTTTCAACCGGCGAGCGTCATGGCGTATTACCGGGCCGAAGTACGGGCCAAAGCGTCGGGCTACGTGAAGTCCGTCGAGGCCGACATTGGCGATCTGGTCAAAGAAGGCGACGTGCTCGCCGTGATCGACGTGCCCGAGCTGCAGAAACAGCGGGCCATCCTGGAATCTCAAATCGTCCGGCGACAGTCGCTGGAGAAGCGGGCGCAGGCCGGCATCGCGCTGGCGGAAGCCTAG
- a CDS encoding TolC family protein gives MRTVSHEPSQLPAEPVSGVLTVDGRNYKVQLVEEVPPPSHAGPNAAGQVTRNGEPVRLPVASPSGAEYGPPAMPEAIELNLPTALSMVGGQHPAVGFAQWRVQEAYARFDRAKVLWLPSIQPGFSFDQHDGNYQASDGSIVDVNRNSFQYGLGTGATGAGTTPNPGIVARFHLADAIFQPAIAQKTAWARGHAADGVLNQQLLTVAVAYLDLLDAVQDLKIIEETQQHTAAIAQLTSDFAATGQGLQADADRLATERMLVDNRYASARERAEIASSRLAQALSIDASQPIAPLDLTVLPLDMAPVAWDRPELIRTGLVNRPELKEAQSLVAAACEEYRRQQYSPFIPSVLLGFSNGGFGGGLGDSISNVDSRYDFDAVLTWEIRNLGFGEGAARRESNALVEQAKFAKLRILDQVAREVAEAHAQVTHRAVRISITEQAIRSAQDSYDRNLRRIRDGQGLPLEVLQSIRALEDARRAYLNAVIEYNQAQFRLQWALGWPVVANG, from the coding sequence GTGCGCACCGTCAGTCATGAGCCCTCGCAGTTGCCCGCCGAGCCGGTCAGTGGAGTGCTGACCGTTGATGGTCGTAACTACAAGGTCCAGCTGGTCGAAGAAGTCCCGCCGCCGTCCCATGCCGGACCAAACGCGGCAGGCCAGGTTACCCGCAATGGGGAGCCGGTCCGTTTGCCGGTGGCCAGTCCGTCGGGCGCCGAGTATGGACCTCCGGCGATGCCGGAAGCGATCGAGCTGAACCTGCCAACGGCGCTGTCGATGGTGGGCGGCCAGCACCCGGCCGTCGGCTTTGCCCAGTGGCGCGTGCAAGAAGCGTACGCCCGGTTTGATCGAGCCAAGGTGTTGTGGCTGCCTTCGATCCAGCCTGGTTTCAGCTTTGACCAGCACGACGGCAACTACCAGGCCAGCGATGGTTCGATTGTCGACGTCAACCGGAACTCGTTCCAGTACGGTCTGGGAACCGGAGCGACGGGGGCTGGCACCACGCCCAACCCTGGCATCGTGGCGCGGTTCCACCTGGCGGATGCGATCTTCCAGCCGGCCATCGCGCAGAAGACGGCCTGGGCTCGCGGTCATGCGGCCGACGGCGTGTTGAACCAGCAGTTGCTGACCGTCGCGGTCGCCTATCTGGATCTGCTCGACGCCGTACAGGACCTGAAGATCATCGAAGAGACGCAGCAGCATACGGCCGCCATCGCTCAGCTGACGAGCGATTTCGCCGCCACCGGACAGGGCCTGCAGGCGGACGCGGACCGCCTGGCCACGGAACGGATGCTGGTCGACAACCGCTATGCGTCCGCCCGGGAACGGGCCGAGATTGCTTCCTCCCGGCTGGCCCAAGCGCTCAGCATCGACGCTTCGCAACCGATTGCGCCGCTGGATCTGACGGTGCTGCCGCTCGATATGGCGCCGGTCGCCTGGGACCGTCCCGAGCTGATCCGCACCGGCCTGGTCAACCGCCCCGAGCTTAAAGAAGCCCAGTCGCTGGTGGCGGCCGCCTGTGAAGAGTACCGCCGGCAGCAGTACTCGCCCTTTATCCCGAGCGTGCTGCTGGGCTTCAGCAACGGCGGTTTCGGCGGCGGGCTGGGCGATTCGATCAGCAACGTCGACAGCCGCTACGACTTCGACGCCGTGCTGACCTGGGAGATTCGCAACCTGGGTTTCGGCGAAGGGGCCGCCCGCCGGGAGTCGAACGCGCTGGTCGAACAGGCCAAATTCGCCAAGCTGCGGATTCTGGACCAGGTCGCCCGGGAAGTGGCCGAAGCCCATGCCCAGGTGACGCATCGCGCTGTGCGGATTTCGATCACCGAACAGGCGATCCGCTCGGCCCAGGATTCGTACGACCGGAACCTGCGGCGGATCCGCGACGGGCAAGGCCTGCCGCTGGAAGTGCTGCAGTCGATCCGGGCATTAGAAGACGCCCGTCGGGCCTACCTGAACGCCGTCATCGAGTACAACCAGGCCCAGTTCCGCCTGCAGTGGGCCCTGGGCTGGCCCGTCGTCGCGAACGGCTAA
- a CDS encoding type II toxin-antitoxin system PemK/MazF family toxin — protein sequence MALQFHPGVGQLLYCDFDQGGFAPPEMVKTRPVVVMSRKNSSDICTVVPLSGTEPDPFEQHHHKMTQGSLPANLINKGEWWAKCDMVTTVAFRRLDRIRDGRHGDGSRKYYTGKISAADLESIKRGVLYALCMNDLISP from the coding sequence ATGGCATTGCAGTTTCACCCTGGCGTTGGCCAGCTACTATATTGCGATTTCGACCAAGGCGGATTTGCGCCACCAGAAATGGTCAAGACTCGACCAGTGGTTGTTATGTCGCGGAAAAACTCATCGGACATCTGCACGGTTGTCCCGCTATCTGGAACCGAACCGGACCCTTTCGAACAGCATCATCACAAAATGACCCAGGGGTCGCTGCCTGCGAATTTGATCAACAAGGGTGAATGGTGGGCGAAGTGCGACATGGTAACAACTGTCGCGTTCAGAAGGCTTGACCGAATAAGAGATGGCCGGCATGGGGATGGAAGCCGAAAGTATTACACCGGCAAGATTTCCGCTGCTGACCTGGAGTCCATCAAGCGGGGGGTTCTCTATGCCCTGTGCATGAATGACTTGATTTCTCCCTAG